The following is a genomic window from Flavobacterium crassostreae.
AATATCCATTTCTAAACATTCAAAAGGTTTAGTGGTTTTAACTTTTCTATATTTTACAAATTTACGACCAGAACCACTCCTGTTTATTCGGTTTTCTAGTTTCAACAAACCCTCTTCTCTCATAATTCGATACAACTTTTTAGGATTAATTAAGTACCCCTCTCGTTGTAAATAGGAAGTCATTAAACGGTAACCGCAGTCAATAAACTCATTACTTAAAACATCTTTAACAGATTCAACAACAGTATCTTGACTTACATATCCTTGATGTTTATTAAAGGTAAATTCACTAGGTTTAATACCTTTCTTACCTGAGCTTGGTCTTCTATAATAACTACTTTGAACCATGCCTACCATAGCAATAATTTTAGTTTTACTAATCTTATGTTTACTATAAAAACTATCTACTAAATCTTTCTTGGATCGGATGTCCCAAACTTTTTTTTTAAAAGTTCACGCCCGATTTCTAATTCGATTTCCTTGTTAGCTAATAATTTGCGTAGAATTCTGTTTTCTTCCTCAGCTTGCTTTAGCTCTTTACTACTAGTGTCATAAGTTACTTTTAAACCTGCTTCTCCCTGCTTCTCGTGTTTCTTCTTCCAGCTATACAAAGTGCCAGTGCTAAGGCTGTATTTACGGCAGGTTTCAACGGCTCCTAATTCTTCTGAAAAGGATAGGATTTCTAGCTTTTCTTCTAAACTCCATTTCTTGTATTTCATATCTCAAATGTACTATTTGAAATTTAAAATATCACTCCGAACTATTAAGGGGCTAAAATATTATTATGGTATCTCTACAAATGAAAGTTATTGGAATAACTTTGAAATATTTAGCGGGAAATTACCCAATAATATCTCAAGAGCTAAAGCATATTTATTTAAACAAAGAACAGATGTTACTTGTACTGAATTGGGTTTTGGGACTGCATATAACTCAAAAGATAGTAAAGACTTAATCGAAACTGGTAAAACTGCTGCTAAAAGACATACTATAGAACTAGATAATAACCAATTTATTTTTTCTAAAAATATTAAGACTGTTAATTCGATAATTGAATTTTCTAAAAATCATAATATAAAAATTATTTTTATTACTTGTCCTGCATATTCAACATACCGTGAAAATCTAAATCCAATTCAACTTGACAATTCTCTAAATATTATTAAACAATTATCTGCAAAAAATAAAAACACAACTTATTATAATTTTTTGACAGACAAAACATTTATTGCAGATGATTATTATGACGCAGACCATTTAAACGAAATTGGTGCTAAAAAATTAACTTTAAAAATAGACAGTATAATTAACAATATAGAAAGCACGAACGTACAACAGTCGTTTGTTAAAAAAGCGGGTTCTGTGCTAAAATGAAGTTTTGTGCTTCGAGATCCGCTTCTTAGTAAAACTTTAAAAATATTGTTCTTGGCTTAATGTTGCAGAAATACCAAAGTCTAAAATCATTTAATAATATTAGTTTTTTAATTTAACTACAACTTTTTTTATTGGCATCTATGCGAAAATAAAAAAAATAAATGTATGTTTTTTACGGTTTTCCACATTTGTTAAACGTATTAATTATTGCTAATAAGTTTGTTATAAATGGTTTGTTGCGCCATATAACAATAAAGTTTAAAAAGTCAAAACCCAAATATCACTAAAAGTGGGTATTGTAGGATGGACTTAAAGAACTTAATTTTGTGGCATCAATATTGTTATTAAACATATTATTATTGCAATTAAATCAGAAGGTTGTTATGAATAAACCAATAGCTGTTAAGGACGAAAATTCTAATAAATTTTCTGAAATCGTACAAGAAAAAATTAGTAAAGGATTTGTAATAGAAGAGCGTAATGACAAACTGCCTTTTGCGGTTATGTCAAAGAAAAAGAAAAAAATAAACCATAATATCTATTTTTTAGTGTCCTGTATAACTTTAGGTATTGGTTCTATTGTTTGGATTTATACCAGTTTTATCTCCTCCAAAGAAATAAGAATACTTGTGGGTCTGGATGAAGATGGCAACGTATTTGAAGACAAATGTTATAATTAATTTTATTTTTATTTAGATAAAAAAACAGCCTACTATTGATACGTAGGCTGTTTTTTTTTGAAGTAAATTATAACAAGTTATAATTTATCTTTTAAATACGGGCCAGTAACGGATTCTTTATTGGCAACAATGGTCTCTGGAGTGCCATAGGCCAATAATTTACCTCCATTTTCTCCACCTTCAGGGCCGAGATCAATAATCCAATCTGCGCATTTAATAAGGTCTAAATTGTGTTCAATAACCAATATAGAATGGCCTTTTTCAATCAAAGCATTAAAGGAGGCTAGTAATTTTTTAATATCATGAAAATGCAAGCCTGTTGTAGGCTCGTCAAAAACAAATAGTGCTTTCTCTTTGGTGGCTCCTTTGACCAAAAACGAAGCTAATTTTATTCGTTGTGCTTCTCCTCCAGACAATGTAGACGAAGATTGGCCTAATTGTACATAACCCAAGCCCACTTCCTGTAGGGGTTTTAGTTTTTGGGTGATTTTGGTTTGTTTGTTTGTGTCAAAAAACAACAGTGCTTCATCAATGGTAAGGCAGAGTATGTCGTGAATGTTTTTACCTTCAAATGCAACTTCGAGTATTTCTTTTTTAAAACGTTTTCCGTGACAGGTTTCGCAAGGTAGTTGTACATCGGCCATAAAAACCATTTCTACATTAATAGTACCTTCGCCCTTGCAGGTTTCGCAACGGCCTGCATCTACATTAAAAGAAAAATGCTTAGGCAGATAGCCTCGCAATTTGGATATTTTTTGTTTGGCAAATAATTCGCGGATATCGTCATAGGCTTTTATGTAGGTTACTGGGTTAGATCGAGAACTTCTTCCAATAGGGTTTTGATCTACATATTCAATGTGTTTAATGTGAGAGAAAGAACCACTTAGTTCCCTAAATTGACCGGCTTTTTCTCCAGCATTTTCAAGCTTTTTTTGCATAGCCGGAAACAATATTTTTTTGACTAGTGTGCTTTTACCGCTTCCTGAAACTCCGGTTATAACCGTTAGTACATCTAGCGGAAACAGAACATCAATGTTTTGCAAATTGTTTTCTCTTGCGCCTTTTATTTCAATATAATTGGTGTATTTGCGTCTTTTTTTGGGTACGGATATTTCTAAATTGCCATTCAAATATTCTGCCGTAAGAGAGTTAGATTCGAGGATTTCAACATAAGTTCCTTCTGCTACTAATTCGCCGCCAAAAGTACCTGCTTCTGGACCAATATCAATAATTCTATCGGCAGCTTTCATGATATCCTCATCGTGTTCTACCACAATAACGGTATTGCCTAAATCTCTTAAATCCAGCAGTACTTTTATTAATCTTTGGGTATCTTTGGGATGCAAACCAATACTTGGCTCATCCAAAATATACATAGAACCCACTAAGCTGCTTCCCAAAGAGGTGGCTAAATTGATACGTTGGGATTCTCCTCCGGATAGCGTAGCAGAGTTTCGGTTTAAGGTTAGGTAATCTAAGCCTACATCTGTCAAAAAAGAAAGACGGTTGTTGATTTCAATCAATAAACGCTTTGCAATTTGTTTTTCGTAGGTATCGAGGCTAATGTTTTTAAAAAAAGTTGCCAGATGTTGGATAGGTAAATCTACTAATTCAGAGACTGTTTTAGAATTAATTTTTACATAAGAAGCCTCCACTCGCAAACGTTTTCCTTTACAACTGTGGCACTTTGTTTTTCCTCGGTAACGAGAGAGTAAAACTCTGTTTTGTATTTTGTAATTTTTTTCTTCTATTTCTTTAAAAAAAGCATGCAAACCCTGAAAATAACTGTTTCCTGTCCAGAGCAGCTCTTTGTGTTCTGGAGATAGCTCAAAATAAGGTTTGTGGATCGGAAAATCAAATTTATAAGCATTGTTTACTAATTGGTCTCTAAACCAACTCATGCTTTCTCCGCGCCATGGATAAATAGCATTTTCAAACACCGAAAGACTGGTATTTGGGATAACTAATTCGGAGTCTATACCTATAATGTTTCCGTAGCCCTCACAAACCGGACATGCTCCGTATGGATTATTAAAACTAAATAAATGAACATTTGGTTCCAAAAAAGAGATACCATCTAGCTCAAAATTATTAGAATATGCCTGTCTGGTATTGGTTTGTAGGTCTTGTAGATAACAACTGCCTTTTCCTTCATAGAAAGCCGTTTGTACCGCATCTGCAAGCCGATTATAAAAAGCATCTTCCTCTTTGACTACAATTCGGTCAACAATCAAAAAGAGTTCTTTTTGGTTCCAACCAGCTGGCAAATCATCCAAACGAACCATTTGATTGTCTACCAAAATTCTGGCAAAACCTTGTTGCAACAAGACCTTAAGTTTGTCTTCTAGTTTTCTGCCTTTTTCCAGTACAATTGGTGCTAACAAAAGCCATTTGCTATCCAGGGGCATTTTTTTTACCTCAGTCACCACATCGGTCACCGTATCTTTTTTTACCTCTTGGCCAGAAATAGGAGAGAAGGTCCTGCCTATACGCGCATACAATAATTTGATATAATCGTATATCTCTGTAGAGGTTCCTACGGTAGAACGGGCATTGGTGGTATTGACTTTTTGCTCAATAGCAATTGCAGGAGCTATGCCTTTGATGTATTCTACCTTTGGTTTGTCTAGTCTGCCCAAAAATTGTCTGGCATAAGAGGAAAGACTCTCAACATAACGACGTTGGCCCTCAGCATACAGTGTGTCAAAGGCTAAACTAGATTTTCCGGAACCCGAAAGCCCCGTAATGACCACTAATTTGTTTCTAGGTATGGCCACATCTACACTTTTTAGATTGTGTACTTGGGCCCCTTTTATTAGGATGTTTTTCTTTGGATCTAATTCAGAAAGCGCAACTTGCATAAGTTTTTTTGTTTATACAAAAGTAAGCAATTTTAAATACAGAGAAGCCGTTGAACAATCCTTAAATAGAGTTCTTTTTAGGACCATCAAATTATAGTTAGTGCCTTTGTGGTATTTAGAAACCAGTGCTATGGTGTATTTTAGGCAGCTTATTTATATGTTTATAAATAGATATTTTGTTGTAAATAATGGTGTTTTATAGTACTATAATTGGTTGGTAACACTAAAAAAAAGGTTTAATGTAAAATAATTGTTAATTTTTTTTAATACTTATGGTTTGTTTTAAAATAAAATTAGTAAATTTGAATAAATATTAACAATAAATTATACTTTGCCTATATAGAAAAATTACTTTTTTAGAAATACCCAAATTAATTCAAAAACTAAAAAGTATAACTATGGCTAATTTAGAACTTCCAGATGCGTTATTGGTACGTAATTATGTTGCAGGAAACGAAAATTCTTTAGCAATATTAATCCAAAGGCATGAATCCCGTATTTTCGGTTTTATCTATTCTAAAGTTTTAGATAGAGACCTATCTAATGATATTTTTCAAGACACATTTATAAAAGTCATAAAAACCTTAAAGTCTAATTCGTATAATGAAGAGGGCAAATTTCTTCCTTGGGTAATGCGTATAGCACATAATTTAATTATAGATCATTTTAGACGCAATAAAAAAATGCCTTTGTATAGAGAGACCGAGTCGTTTTCTATTTTTTCGATACTATCGGATGATAGCCCTACTATTGAAAATAAAATAATAACCGAACAAGTTGAAGAAGACGTTAGAAAGCTATTGGAACAATTGCCAGCAGATCAAAAAGAAGTAATTGTAATGCGCATGTATCAGGACATGAGTTTTAAGGAAATATCTGAGGTAACAGGAGTGAGTATTAATACCTCTTTGGGAAGAATGCGGTATGCCTTATTAAATTTACGAAAAGTAATTGATAAGCACCAAATTGTTTTAAATAACTAACAATATATACCCAAGGACTGCGTTATCATGGTATCTTAAATCCTGTATAACATGTCCAAAAATTACATTAGAAATTCCTCGGTAGCTAAGGTGTTTAAGCCTAAAAAAGAAATTGTTTCATTTATTTTAAATTACTCTAAAGCCTGTTATGCTATTAAGACAGAGCACAAAGTTTTTGATATTATGATTAATTAAAGCATGGTTTTGGTGCTTTAAGATAAAAACCCGTAACGTATACTGCATAAGTCACGGGTTTTTTTATGGTTTAGATTTAGCACGTATTGATTTACTCTATGTAGCCATTATTTTTAATTTAAAGTCAATGCTCCCAAAATTTCTTCGGACAAAAAAGGACCTCCAGGGTATCTAGCGGTGTAGTCTAGGTTGAGCCAAATTTGGTCCCGCTCGTCGATGTGGTAATGCAGTTGTTTGTGGTAACTTTCTTTTGGAAACAATACATTTTTGATCAAAAAATTGACCGTTTCGAGATCACTCAAACTCCCTATGAGTATTTCAGGATAAATATGTCCTTTGGTGTGTATTAGTCTAGGTGTGCCTCCAATTGCTCTTACGCTTGCAGCCATCAATATGGAGTGGTCATCACAATCTCCCGAAAAGTAACCTAAAGATTCGCTGGCTGTTGCAATATAATCGGTG
Proteins encoded in this region:
- a CDS encoding transposase; the encoded protein is MKYKKWSLEEKLEILSFSEELGAVETCRKYSLSTGTLYSWKKKHEKQGEAGLKVTYDTSSKELKQAEEENRILRKLLANKEIELEIGRELLKKKFGTSDPRKI
- a CDS encoding DUF1574 family protein is translated as MKFKISLRTIKGLKYYYGISTNESYWNNFEIFSGKLPNNISRAKAYLFKQRTDVTCTELGFGTAYNSKDSKDLIETGKTAAKRHTIELDNNQFIFSKNIKTVNSIIEFSKNHNIKIIFITCPAYSTYRENLNPIQLDNSLNIIKQLSAKNKNTTYYNFLTDKTFIADDYYDADHLNEIGAKKLTLKIDSIINNIESTNVQQSFVKKAGSVLK
- the uvrA gene encoding excinuclease ABC subunit UvrA, which translates into the protein MQVALSELDPKKNILIKGAQVHNLKSVDVAIPRNKLVVITGLSGSGKSSLAFDTLYAEGQRRYVESLSSYARQFLGRLDKPKVEYIKGIAPAIAIEQKVNTTNARSTVGTSTEIYDYIKLLYARIGRTFSPISGQEVKKDTVTDVVTEVKKMPLDSKWLLLAPIVLEKGRKLEDKLKVLLQQGFARILVDNQMVRLDDLPAGWNQKELFLIVDRIVVKEEDAFYNRLADAVQTAFYEGKGSCYLQDLQTNTRQAYSNNFELDGISFLEPNVHLFSFNNPYGACPVCEGYGNIIGIDSELVIPNTSLSVFENAIYPWRGESMSWFRDQLVNNAYKFDFPIHKPYFELSPEHKELLWTGNSYFQGLHAFFKEIEEKNYKIQNRVLLSRYRGKTKCHSCKGKRLRVEASYVKINSKTVSELVDLPIQHLATFFKNISLDTYEKQIAKRLLIEINNRLSFLTDVGLDYLTLNRNSATLSGGESQRINLATSLGSSLVGSMYILDEPSIGLHPKDTQRLIKVLLDLRDLGNTVIVVEHDEDIMKAADRIIDIGPEAGTFGGELVAEGTYVEILESNSLTAEYLNGNLEISVPKKRRKYTNYIEIKGARENNLQNIDVLFPLDVLTVITGVSGSGKSTLVKKILFPAMQKKLENAGEKAGQFRELSGSFSHIKHIEYVDQNPIGRSSRSNPVTYIKAYDDIRELFAKQKISKLRGYLPKHFSFNVDAGRCETCKGEGTINVEMVFMADVQLPCETCHGKRFKKEILEVAFEGKNIHDILCLTIDEALLFFDTNKQTKITQKLKPLQEVGLGYVQLGQSSSTLSGGEAQRIKLASFLVKGATKEKALFVFDEPTTGLHFHDIKKLLASFNALIEKGHSILVIEHNLDLIKCADWIIDLGPEGGENGGKLLAYGTPETIVANKESVTGPYLKDKL
- a CDS encoding RNA polymerase sigma factor, whose amino-acid sequence is MANLELPDALLVRNYVAGNENSLAILIQRHESRIFGFIYSKVLDRDLSNDIFQDTFIKVIKTLKSNSYNEEGKFLPWVMRIAHNLIIDHFRRNKKMPLYRETESFSIFSILSDDSPTIENKIITEQVEEDVRKLLEQLPADQKEVIVMRMYQDMSFKEISEVTGVSINTSLGRMRYALLNLRKVIDKHQIVLNN